A genomic window from Pelagicoccus albus includes:
- a CDS encoding sulfatase family protein produces MPPKNIVYLHAHDAGRWIQPYGYNVSTPNLQKFAEQGVTFRQAFATAPTCGPSRSSLLSGQYPHQIDMYGLPGSQGWEFPDYNQHLARHLQNNGYLTALAGCQHECDGNDLSPLNYDRILNDPNRPEEGQFYPDTLCYVDKFLAEQSQNKGKPFFLSVGIDEPHRNNIGRPELGIGSESALFSKTRYYDPEKLDSRYLSPPPYLPDTPATRQDTASLHEGVRLMDEYMGHVLYSLSQYGFDDNTLVIVTTDHGIEFPGGKKTLSDQGLGVMLMLRDPETYKGGKVVDALVSQLDLYPTVMEAAGIEKPDWLEGTSLSNLTSGKTNSEHRELYGEQTYHGSLEALRCIRTERYKLVLRHDSQGPLMPHDGPSYEIMRDYGYYKRDLGKVELFDLYLDPLEAYNRAEDPAYLEIREKLTKRIYAWMEQTNDPFPSGEFPKPK; encoded by the coding sequence ATGCCACCCAAAAACATTGTTTACCTCCACGCCCATGACGCTGGCCGTTGGATACAACCCTACGGCTATAACGTATCCACACCCAACTTACAGAAATTCGCAGAACAGGGTGTCACCTTTCGCCAAGCTTTCGCGACGGCCCCCACCTGCGGTCCAAGCCGATCCTCTCTCCTCTCTGGACAGTATCCACACCAAATCGACATGTATGGGTTGCCTGGATCCCAAGGCTGGGAATTCCCCGACTACAATCAGCATCTGGCCAGGCACCTCCAAAACAATGGCTACCTGACAGCTTTGGCAGGCTGCCAACACGAATGCGACGGCAACGATTTATCACCCCTCAACTATGATCGTATCCTCAACGACCCAAATCGCCCTGAGGAAGGACAATTCTATCCCGACACCCTCTGCTACGTGGACAAGTTCCTCGCCGAGCAATCGCAGAACAAAGGAAAGCCATTCTTCCTTTCCGTGGGCATTGACGAGCCTCACCGCAACAACATCGGCCGGCCGGAATTAGGCATAGGATCCGAATCCGCCCTTTTCAGTAAAACTCGCTACTACGACCCAGAAAAACTAGACAGTCGCTATCTCTCTCCTCCCCCCTATCTACCCGATACACCGGCAACTCGGCAAGACACGGCGAGCCTGCACGAAGGCGTACGACTCATGGACGAGTATATGGGGCATGTGCTGTACTCGCTTAGCCAATACGGTTTCGACGACAACACCTTGGTCATTGTTACTACCGACCACGGAATCGAATTCCCCGGTGGCAAAAAGACGCTTTCGGATCAAGGACTTGGGGTCATGCTTATGCTACGCGACCCAGAGACATACAAAGGGGGAAAGGTTGTCGATGCTCTGGTATCACAACTCGATCTTTACCCGACGGTGATGGAAGCAGCGGGAATAGAGAAACCTGACTGGCTGGAGGGCACCAGTCTTTCGAATCTTACTTCGGGTAAAACAAACAGCGAGCACCGGGAACTGTACGGCGAACAAACCTACCACGGAAGCCTCGAAGCTCTCCGTTGTATTCGAACCGAACGCTACAAACTCGTACTTCGCCACGATTCTCAAGGGCCGCTTATGCCACACGACGGTCCGTCATACGAAATCATGCGAGACTACGGTTATTACAAGCGAGATCTGGGCAAGGTCGAGCTATTCGACCTCTACCTCGATCCACTAGAAGCCTACAATCGCGCTGAAGATCCGGCCTACTTGGAAATTAGGGAAAAGCTCACGAAACGCATCTACGCCTGGATGGAGCAAACAAATGATCCATTCCCTAGCGGAGAGTTTCCGAAGCCGAAATAA
- the uidA gene encoding beta-glucuronidase codes for MDPEPKAISTPSTGDCLYPQANRFRDVRDLGGMWRLKIDWDDQGLSEAWHSQPLSGEILHAPVPAAYNDLFADAKIRDHVGAVYYETELQIPATWKSQSIHLRFDAAAHHATVWLDGKELGKHKGGFLPFAIDLGAHVSAGRAYRLTVRCDNRLDWTCLPAGEHWEEPHPSDPSRTRRRQEIHFDFINDTGLTRPVRLLALPERRITSVSICPRRKSVSLWTVEYSINSNSDPCVTSVRILDPDEKEVIPIESGRNFLALESPRLWKPGDGQVYTLEVALQDELGSTLDTYRQTFGFRTVETLSDSFLINGQEFYFRGFGKHEESATRGRCLDLPMLTKDFSLLKWIGANSIRTSHYPYSEEFMQMADRAGLVVIDEAPAVGFNQFDGTPVYHPDKANEKTLAHHLDVMGDLLARDSHHPSVVMWSVANEAATEQEAARPYFKSVIEGTRQLDPSRPITIVEDRAPSQSLVADMVDVVSINRYFGWYQYCADLDLAEVKLEEDMREWHERFDKPVIMAEYGADTIHGFHSVTEDLFTEEFQIATVSRYHAVFDRLPHVIGEHIWNFADFATKPGIKRIWGNRKGVFTRERHPKSVAHVLRERWSQTPQKIDAHNK; via the coding sequence ATGGATCCTGAACCGAAAGCCATTTCAACTCCTTCCACTGGAGATTGTCTGTATCCACAAGCCAATCGATTTCGGGATGTTCGCGACTTGGGAGGCATGTGGCGGCTAAAGATTGACTGGGATGACCAGGGCCTCTCTGAGGCGTGGCACTCACAACCCCTATCAGGCGAAATATTACATGCCCCTGTTCCAGCAGCCTACAACGACTTGTTCGCTGATGCTAAAATCCGAGACCACGTAGGCGCCGTCTACTACGAGACAGAACTTCAAATACCGGCTACCTGGAAAAGCCAAAGCATACACCTCCGATTCGATGCCGCCGCCCACCATGCAACCGTCTGGCTAGATGGGAAAGAACTAGGCAAACATAAAGGCGGTTTTCTACCATTCGCCATAGACCTTGGCGCACACGTATCAGCTGGTAGAGCCTATCGTCTCACCGTTCGTTGTGACAACCGCCTTGACTGGACTTGCTTGCCCGCAGGGGAACACTGGGAAGAGCCACATCCGTCGGATCCTTCACGCACCCGACGACGCCAAGAGATTCATTTCGATTTCATAAACGACACTGGTCTCACGCGCCCAGTCAGACTGCTAGCCTTACCGGAAAGGCGCATCACATCCGTGTCCATTTGCCCGCGGCGAAAAAGCGTTTCGTTATGGACGGTTGAATACAGCATAAACTCGAATTCCGACCCATGCGTCACCTCAGTTCGAATACTCGACCCGGACGAAAAGGAAGTTATCCCAATTGAAAGCGGAAGAAACTTCCTCGCTCTTGAGTCACCACGCCTATGGAAGCCGGGAGACGGGCAAGTCTATACCTTGGAAGTGGCTCTCCAAGATGAACTAGGCTCAACGCTTGACACCTACCGACAAACCTTCGGCTTCCGCACCGTCGAAACCCTATCCGATAGCTTTCTCATTAATGGTCAGGAGTTCTATTTCAGAGGGTTTGGCAAACACGAAGAATCCGCCACCCGCGGCCGCTGCTTGGATCTTCCCATGCTGACTAAAGACTTCTCGCTACTAAAGTGGATTGGCGCGAACTCCATCCGCACCAGCCATTACCCCTACAGCGAGGAATTCATGCAAATGGCAGATAGAGCAGGGCTAGTTGTCATCGACGAAGCTCCTGCAGTGGGCTTCAATCAGTTTGACGGTACTCCAGTGTATCACCCCGACAAAGCGAACGAGAAGACACTGGCTCATCATTTGGATGTGATGGGCGACCTTCTTGCCCGCGATTCCCATCACCCCAGCGTGGTTATGTGGTCGGTAGCCAACGAGGCCGCTACCGAGCAAGAAGCTGCCCGCCCCTATTTCAAATCCGTTATCGAAGGGACCCGCCAACTGGATCCGAGCCGCCCCATTACAATTGTCGAAGACCGTGCCCCCTCTCAATCGCTTGTGGCAGACATGGTAGATGTCGTATCCATAAACCGTTACTTTGGATGGTATCAATATTGTGCGGATCTTGACTTGGCCGAAGTCAAACTCGAAGAAGACATGCGGGAGTGGCATGAGCGCTTCGACAAACCCGTCATAATGGCAGAATACGGAGCCGACACGATTCATGGCTTTCACAGCGTGACCGAAGATCTCTTTACGGAAGAATTCCAGATCGCGACCGTGAGCCGTTACCACGCAGTCTTCGATCGCCTACCCCACGTCATCGGTGAACATATTTGGAACTTCGCCGACTTCGCGACGAAGCCCGGCATCAAACGCATATGGGGCAACCGAAAAGGCGTATTCACAAGAGAAAGACATCCAAAGTCTGTAGCCCATGTATTGAGAGAACGTTGGAGTCAAACTCCACAAAAGATCGACGCACATAACAAATGA
- a CDS encoding alpha/beta hydrolase — MKRPSLFSAIASAALLIACPTLNSSENPSMQETNEDKSYRAFLDLEYVPNAHPQQRLDIFLPAEGEGPWPLVIWIHGGGWKMGSKSQCVPYHMKYFEKGFAVASLDYRLTDVATFPAQIQDVKAAVRWLRSSSSEYGFDPNKFGVWGDSAGGHLSALLGTSHGYQPFEVGENLEISSAVQAVCDYYGPTEFVSFVQTPGYKEHADEESAETALLGARVLDRPDLAATASPLAYLSPDDPPFLIVHGDQDPVVPLNQSEQLRDKLKEAGVPVKYFVLEGAAHGGPEFRDEALKDTVLQFFKDTLSDN, encoded by the coding sequence ATGAAACGACCGTCACTGTTTTCAGCAATCGCATCGGCAGCCCTACTGATCGCGTGCCCTACTCTCAACTCCTCTGAAAACCCGAGTATGCAAGAAACGAACGAAGATAAATCCTATCGGGCCTTCCTCGATCTCGAATACGTTCCCAACGCTCACCCGCAACAACGCCTCGACATATTCCTGCCTGCAGAAGGTGAAGGACCATGGCCTCTGGTTATTTGGATACACGGGGGAGGCTGGAAAATGGGCTCGAAATCGCAATGCGTGCCCTACCACATGAAGTACTTCGAAAAAGGGTTTGCGGTGGCCAGCCTTGACTATCGTTTAACAGATGTGGCCACTTTTCCTGCCCAAATTCAAGACGTCAAAGCGGCTGTTCGCTGGCTACGCTCCTCATCATCTGAATACGGATTTGATCCAAATAAATTTGGCGTCTGGGGGGACTCTGCGGGAGGCCACCTCTCAGCACTACTCGGTACCTCGCACGGCTACCAGCCCTTCGAAGTAGGAGAGAATCTTGAAATCTCAAGTGCTGTTCAAGCCGTTTGCGATTACTATGGCCCCACTGAATTCGTATCCTTCGTACAAACGCCGGGCTATAAAGAGCACGCCGACGAAGAGTCCGCCGAGACCGCGCTACTAGGAGCCCGGGTACTCGATCGTCCCGATCTCGCGGCCACCGCAAGCCCACTCGCCTACTTAAGCCCCGACGACCCTCCTTTTCTCATAGTTCACGGCGACCAAGACCCAGTGGTCCCTCTCAATCAAAGCGAGCAGCTGCGAGATAAGCTAAAGGAAGCAGGCGTGCCTGTTAAATACTTTGTCTTGGAGGGCGCCGCCCACGGAGGCCCAGAATTCCGTGACGAAGCCCTCAAGGACACCGTCCTCCAGTTCTTCAAGGACACGCTGAGCGACAACTAA
- a CDS encoding multidrug effflux MFS transporter: protein MTTRSIPFSLTIAMAVTMMLAPFSMDTYLPAFPSIAASLDVSLAEVSRSVSIYIFALALSQLIGGALSDQIGRRQVLIAGLVMYAIASLGIAFAPSMFTLLVGRACQAFGAGWVVVSVPALVRDRISGQEAAKLFSIMGFIVVLAPGIAPSIGSAILALGNWHYIFGALSIYAVLLIPLSTQVILKDVPRRGPVTQKKSLLTRYREVLAVRPARLFLIWQASCFSIMMIFITFASFIYQEHFGLSESQFSLFFAANIATMLTFNTANRWLLSRWASIKILRIATLCQIAGAALLVGITLADLNVYFFLPAMMLTIGAMGAMTSNLQACFLEFFPHNGGAAAALFGATYTGVAGLLSALTTLLPQNLLSIILAMAACAAVSFIVLLRSMSPSESKVAVAT from the coding sequence ATGACTACACGTTCCATTCCTTTTTCTCTCACCATCGCGATGGCAGTCACCATGATGCTCGCGCCCTTTTCGATGGACACCTATTTGCCGGCCTTTCCGAGCATCGCGGCCTCCCTGGACGTCAGCTTGGCGGAAGTCTCTCGCAGCGTCTCGATCTACATTTTCGCCTTGGCCCTCAGTCAACTGATAGGCGGAGCCCTTTCCGACCAAATTGGTCGCCGCCAGGTCCTCATCGCCGGGCTAGTCATGTACGCAATCGCCAGCCTGGGAATCGCTTTTGCCCCATCTATGTTTACGCTCTTGGTGGGTAGAGCTTGCCAAGCGTTTGGCGCGGGTTGGGTCGTGGTTTCCGTCCCGGCTCTCGTTCGCGATCGCATAAGCGGACAGGAAGCGGCAAAGCTCTTCTCGATCATGGGCTTCATCGTCGTACTCGCTCCGGGCATAGCACCGAGCATTGGCAGCGCTATACTCGCTCTCGGAAATTGGCACTACATATTCGGAGCATTATCTATTTACGCGGTCTTACTCATCCCGCTTTCCACACAAGTCATTCTCAAAGACGTCCCGAGAAGAGGACCCGTTACCCAGAAAAAATCGCTGCTCACCCGCTACCGCGAAGTCCTCGCGGTCCGCCCGGCTCGACTCTTCCTCATCTGGCAAGCGAGCTGTTTCTCGATCATGATGATCTTCATCACCTTCGCGTCGTTCATCTACCAGGAACATTTCGGACTCAGCGAATCGCAATTCTCACTCTTTTTTGCAGCCAATATCGCAACCATGCTCACTTTCAATACGGCAAATCGGTGGCTCCTATCGCGCTGGGCATCCATCAAGATCCTCCGCATCGCAACGCTCTGCCAAATAGCAGGAGCCGCCTTGCTGGTAGGCATCACGTTGGCGGATCTAAACGTCTACTTCTTCTTGCCCGCAATGATGCTGACCATCGGGGCGATGGGAGCCATGACCTCCAACCTTCAAGCCTGCTTTCTGGAATTCTTCCCACACAACGGGGGAGCCGCGGCAGCCTTGTTCGGTGCGACCTACACGGGCGTAGCCGGCCTATTGAGCGCCTTGACCACCCTGCTCCCGCAAAACCTGCTATCTATCATTCTCGCCATGGCGGCCTGCGCCGCGGTCAGTTTCATAGTACTACTGCGATCCATGTCTCCCAGCGAATCAAAAGTGGCGGTAGCGACCTGA